The Mangifera indica cultivar Alphonso chromosome 8, CATAS_Mindica_2.1, whole genome shotgun sequence genome has a window encoding:
- the LOC123222434 gene encoding photosystem I reaction center subunit IV B, chloroplastic-like produces the protein MASCNMASAASGFLLTHSVATNANSASRSNMVFSPSKNTITTAGNSRLVVRAAEEGAATPVTTAAPAEGEAPKPKPPPIGPKRGTKVKILRRESYWYNGIGSVVAVDQDPKSRYPVVVRFNKVNYANVSTNNYALDEIEEVK, from the exons ATGGCTAGCTGCAACATGGCTTCTGCTGCCTCTGGGTTTTTGCTGACACACAGTGTAGCCACCAATGCAAACTCAGCTTCGAGGAGCAACATGGTGTTTTCCCCTTCAAAGAACACCATCACCACCGCCGGCAACTCAAGGCTTGTTGTAAGAGCAGCTGAAGAGGGAGCTGCCACGCCTGTGACAACCGCTGCCCCAGCTGAAGGTGAAGCTCCCAAGCCCAAGCCACCTCCTATTGGACCCAAGAGAGGCACTAAG GTGAAGATTCTGAGGAGGGAATCTTACTGGTACAACGGAATTGGATCTGTTGTAGCTGTTGACCAG GATCCCAAGAGTCGTTACCCAGTTGTGGTTCGATTCAACAAGGTTAATTATGCAAATGTATCCACAAACAACTACGCATTGGATGAGATTGAAGAAGTTAAATGA
- the LOC123224426 gene encoding LOW QUALITY PROTEIN: probable indole-3-pyruvate monooxygenase YUCCA8 (The sequence of the model RefSeq protein was modified relative to this genomic sequence to represent the inferred CDS: inserted 1 base in 1 codon) — translation MENLFRLVDHEDFFSRRCIWVNGPVIVGAGPSGLATAACLRDLGVPFVVLERADCIASLWQKRTYDRLKLHLPKQFCQLPKLPFPEDFPEYPTKKQFIQYLESYANHFEINPKFNECVQSARYDETSGFWRVKTVSTGGSTRTEVEYICRWLVVATGENAESVTPDIEGLANFGGEVIHACDYKSGEKFKGKNVLVVGCGNSGMELSLDLCNHNATPSIVVRSSVSVFTVLVLNLGKYEYKDKILMEFALVVVYXVHVLPREIFGKSTFELAVLMMRWLPLWLVDKLLLIFAWFVLGNIEKYGLKRPSMGPLQLKNTKGKTPVLDIGALEKIRSGEIKVVPGIKRFSCDQVELVNGDKLDVDSVVLATGYRSNVPSWLQETDFFSKNGFPKAPFPSGWKGNAGLYAVGLTRRGLSGASSDAVRIAQDIGKVWKQETKQQKKKTIACHRRCISQF, via the exons ATGGAAAATTTGTTTCGGCTTGTTGATCATGAAGATTTCTTCTCTCGTAGATGCATTTGGGTTAATGGTCCGGTCATAGTTGGTGCTGGACCATCTGGGCTAGCCACAGCTGCTTGCCTTAGAGACCTGGGGGTGCCCTTTGTTGTCCTTGAAAGAGCAGACTGCATAGCTTCTTTGTGGCAGAAACGCACCTATGATAGGCTTAAGCTTCACCTTCCTAAACAATTCTGCCAACTTCCTAAACTACCATTCCCTGAAGACTTCCCTGAGTATCCCACAAAGAAACAGTTCATTCAGTATCTTGAATCATATGCAAATCATTTCGAGATCAACCCAAAATTCAATGAGTGTGTGCAATCGGCTAGATATGATGAGACCAGTGGCTTCTGGCGGGTCAAAACCGTATCCACAGGTGGCTCAACCAGAACTGAGGTTGAGTACATTTGCAGGTGGCTTGTGGTGGCTACAGGCGAAAATGCTGAGAGTGTTACGCCAGATATTGAAGGATTGGCTAACTTTGGTGGCGAAGTTATTCACGCTTGTGATTACAAATCCGGCGAAAAATTTAAGGGAAAGAACGTGCTAGTTGTCGGTTGTGGCAATTCTGGCATGGAACTTTCTCTTGATCTATGCAACCACAATGCCACACCATCAATAGTTGTTCGTAGCTCCGTAAGTGTCTTTACAGTACTTGTGTTAAATCTTGGCAAATATGAATACAAAGATAAGATTCTAATGGAGTTTGCTCTGGTTGTGGTTT AGGTACATGTCTTGCCAAGAGAAATTTTCGGGAAATCAACATTTGAATTGGCAGTCTTGATGATGAGATGGCTCCCTCTTTGGCTTGTTGACAAGCTTTTGTTGATTTTTGCTTGGTTTGTGCTGGGAAACATTGAGAAATATGGGCTAAAGCGGCCATCCATGGGTCCACTACAGCTGAAGAACACTAAGGGAAAGACCCCTGTACTGGATATTGGTGCACTAGAGAAAATCAGATCCGGTGAAATCAAGGTAGTTCCTGGAATCAAGAGGTTTTCATGTGATCAAGTTGAACTTGTTAATGGTGACAAGCTTGATGTTGATTCAGTTGTTCTAGCCACCGGATACCGCAGCAATGTTCCTTCTTGGCTTCAG GAAACCGATTTCTTCTCAAAGAATGGATTCCCAAAAGCACCATTCCCAAGTGGGTGGAAAGGAAATGCAGGTCTCTATGCAGTCGGGCTCACAAGGAGAGGGCTCTCTGGTGCATCCTCTGATGCCGTCAGAATAGCACAAGACATTGGCAAGGTCTGGAAACAAGAAACTAAacaacagaaaaagaaaaccatcGCTTGCCATAGACGATGCATTTCACAGTTCTAG